A single region of the Streptomyces vilmorinianum genome encodes:
- a CDS encoding helix-turn-helix transcriptional regulator, whose protein sequence is MTTAPHHLAPVGREELLARLERVLHTRGRALLTGPAGVGKTEVALAEAARAESRGETVLWLATLPADRDIPGAAAAALVASVAATVTWPGANAPGTLLPPGPAEPETPGHRGGPAPQSIPTPRAELSSDGDPAGHAGDPGGFRTVVGSVTASGVFDGLPGPQRTAVAMLCREAPLHDGGWDPIALRLGLAQILRALTARGPALLVVDGMQHIDADSADLLRFALHLAPPALRVVAVETPEAYGAEDGHDTRLWVPSEADILLVPPLQADEIAELLIHHRLPSRMAGRIHKASGGNPRLALAVGRSLADARTPVHHAEALTLSGRARDLARQLLCAAPPDVRETLLLAALALRPTAALVRRAGRPNAEADLAAAERAGLVSLAEDGTVAFTAGLLPSTLVHDACWAERSAGHAALAGVVDDSVEAVRHRALATDIPDEALAAEVAEAADLARRRGNSALAAELALLAAESTPVQHATHRIVRLVDAAEEAARAARADLAMRAATDLLARDAAPSDRVRARLAVLDTAGQGLTGLDEMYVHAMEDSEGDTALRSGVLLRLAVKYVLADGDPLRSRAAAVESAALAASMGDPRTAAQALTVQARMDRALGDPDAESVLAQARGLEMAERPLGIRNAAQILTIRHALFDDRLADARDQLNALLPLVQRRGSVEDTIELFSTLAAIESRIGACPAALVHAGQSLALTLEAGLSPGPAWYTLALAETAGGGFGRAASYARRSVQASEEEGDRVFLSRSLYALGRVQLINGDVASALETLRRVQVNERAQSTVDPSMLRWHEELAEALLANDAAREAADLLAEVRPVAERLGRATVLLGCDRAYALCLAAGGKTDEAAELLTRTAERFDEAGLPLEHGRALISLARVERRRRRRSAAQSALQAAAAVFERAGAAPWLALTSETPAGEDSLPALSSLTDAELRLAHLVGQGASNQEAAAKLYLSVKTVEARLTRIYQKLDVRSRAQLATALRG, encoded by the coding sequence GTGACGACAGCGCCTCACCACCTTGCGCCGGTGGGCCGGGAGGAACTGCTCGCCCGTCTGGAGCGCGTGCTGCACACCCGTGGACGTGCCCTGCTCACCGGTCCGGCGGGCGTCGGCAAGACCGAAGTGGCCCTGGCGGAGGCGGCCCGGGCGGAGTCCCGCGGCGAGACCGTCCTGTGGCTCGCGACGCTGCCGGCCGACCGGGACATACCGGGCGCGGCGGCGGCCGCGCTCGTCGCCTCCGTGGCGGCCACGGTGACCTGGCCCGGCGCGAACGCCCCGGGCACCCTCCTCCCGCCCGGCCCGGCCGAGCCCGAGACGCCCGGCCACCGAGGCGGTCCCGCACCGCAGAGCATCCCCACGCCCCGCGCCGAACTCTCCTCGGACGGCGACCCCGCGGGTCATGCCGGGGATCCCGGCGGCTTCCGTACGGTGGTCGGCTCGGTCACCGCGTCCGGGGTCTTCGACGGGCTGCCCGGACCCCAGCGGACCGCCGTCGCCATGCTCTGCCGCGAGGCGCCCCTGCACGACGGCGGCTGGGACCCGATCGCCCTGCGCCTCGGCCTCGCCCAGATCCTGCGCGCCCTCACCGCGCGCGGCCCCGCGCTGCTCGTCGTCGACGGGATGCAGCACATCGACGCGGACAGCGCCGACCTGCTGCGCTTCGCCCTGCACCTCGCCCCGCCGGCGCTGCGGGTCGTCGCGGTCGAGACCCCCGAGGCGTACGGCGCCGAGGACGGCCACGACACGCGCCTGTGGGTGCCGTCGGAGGCCGACATCCTGCTCGTCCCTCCGCTGCAGGCCGACGAGATCGCCGAACTCCTCATCCACCACCGGCTGCCGTCCCGGATGGCCGGCCGTATCCACAAGGCGAGCGGCGGCAACCCCCGGCTCGCGCTCGCGGTCGGCCGCTCGCTGGCCGACGCGCGCACCCCCGTCCACCACGCAGAGGCGCTCACCCTGTCCGGGCGCGCCCGCGACCTGGCCCGCCAGCTCCTCTGCGCGGCGCCACCCGACGTCCGCGAGACGCTGCTCCTCGCCGCCCTCGCCCTGCGCCCCACGGCGGCGCTGGTCCGCCGGGCGGGGCGGCCCAACGCGGAGGCGGACCTGGCGGCGGCCGAGCGCGCCGGCCTGGTCTCGCTCGCCGAGGACGGCACGGTCGCCTTCACCGCGGGGCTGCTCCCCTCCACCCTGGTCCACGACGCCTGCTGGGCCGAGCGCAGCGCGGGGCACGCCGCGCTCGCCGGGGTCGTGGACGACTCCGTCGAGGCGGTACGGCACCGGGCGCTGGCCACCGACATCCCCGACGAGGCCCTCGCCGCCGAGGTCGCCGAGGCCGCCGATCTGGCGCGGCGCCGCGGCAACAGCGCGCTCGCCGCCGAACTGGCGCTGCTCGCCGCCGAGTCGACGCCCGTGCAGCACGCCACGCACCGGATCGTGCGGCTCGTGGACGCGGCCGAGGAGGCCGCCCGCGCCGCCCGCGCCGACCTCGCGATGCGGGCGGCCACCGATCTGCTGGCCCGGGACGCGGCTCCGTCCGACCGGGTGCGGGCCCGGCTCGCGGTCCTCGACACCGCGGGCCAGGGACTGACCGGGCTCGACGAGATGTACGTACACGCCATGGAGGACTCCGAGGGCGACACCGCGCTGCGGTCGGGCGTGCTGCTCCGACTGGCCGTCAAGTACGTGCTCGCGGACGGCGATCCGCTGCGCTCGCGGGCCGCGGCCGTCGAATCCGCCGCGCTGGCCGCCTCGATGGGCGATCCCCGGACGGCGGCCCAGGCCCTGACCGTACAGGCGCGGATGGACCGGGCCCTGGGGGACCCGGACGCGGAGTCGGTCCTGGCCCAGGCGCGCGGCCTGGAGATGGCCGAGCGTCCGCTCGGGATCCGCAACGCGGCGCAGATCCTGACGATCCGTCACGCGCTCTTCGACGACCGTCTCGCCGACGCCCGCGACCAGCTGAACGCCCTGCTGCCGCTGGTGCAGCGGCGGGGCTCTGTCGAGGACACCATCGAGCTGTTCTCGACGCTCGCGGCGATCGAGTCCCGGATCGGCGCCTGCCCGGCGGCCCTCGTGCACGCGGGGCAGTCGCTCGCGCTGACCCTGGAGGCGGGGCTCTCCCCCGGTCCCGCCTGGTACACGCTGGCGCTCGCGGAGACGGCCGGCGGCGGCTTCGGGCGCGCGGCGAGCTACGCCCGGCGCAGCGTCCAGGCGTCGGAGGAGGAGGGCGACCGGGTCTTCCTCTCCCGCAGCCTCTACGCCCTGGGCCGCGTCCAGCTGATCAACGGGGACGTCGCCTCGGCCCTGGAGACCCTGCGCCGGGTGCAGGTCAACGAGCGCGCCCAGTCCACCGTCGACCCCTCGATGCTGCGCTGGCACGAGGAGCTTGCCGAGGCCCTGCTCGCCAACGACGCGGCGCGGGAGGCGGCCGATCTGCTCGCCGAGGTGCGTCCGGTCGCGGAACGGCTGGGCCGGGCGACCGTGCTCCTCGGCTGCGACCGGGCGTACGCCCTGTGTCTGGCCGCGGGTGGGAAGACGGACGAGGCGGCGGAGCTGCTCACCCGGACCGCCGAGCGGTTCGACGAGGCCGGACTGCCGCTGGAGCACGGCCGGGCGCTCATCTCGCTGGCCCGGGTGGAGCGGCGGCGCCGTCGCCGGTCGGCGGCGCAGAGCGCTCTGCAGGCGGCGGCAGCGGTGTTCGAGCGGGCGGGCGCGGCCCCGTGGCTGGCCCTGACGAGCGAGACCCCGGCCGGGGAGGACTCCCTGCCCGCGCTCTCCTCGCTCACGGACGCGGAGCTTCGTCTGGCCCATCTGGTGGGGCAGGGCGCCAGCAATCAGGAGGCCGCGGCCAAGCTCTATCTGAGCGTGAAGACGGTCGAGGCGCGTCTCACCCGGATCTACCAGAAGCTGGACGTCCGCTCGCGGGCGCAGCTGGCCACCGCTCTGCGAGGCTGA
- a CDS encoding caspase family protein, with amino-acid sequence MPAGLSLHLGLNKVDPDRYEGWDGALVACENDAHDMARLARAKGFSDTVLLTPDCTVDNVTAALRQAAGKLEPGDILLFTYSGHGGQVPDVTGPDDEPDELDETLVLYDRQFLDDELYQEFRGFADGVRIFALLDCCHSGSGIELPGAPLPETGIRLMPVPKQQQIYERDQGFFEELQRSLKKAAPPDGEVRGPAAILISACQDNQVANDGPVNGAFTGALLEVWEEGAFRGGYRTFHRAIQSRLPATQSPNLYTTGSPAPAFLRQKPFTV; translated from the coding sequence ATGCCCGCCGGACTCTCCCTCCACCTCGGACTCAACAAAGTCGACCCCGACCGCTACGAGGGCTGGGACGGCGCCCTCGTGGCCTGCGAGAACGATGCCCACGACATGGCCCGGCTCGCCCGCGCCAAGGGCTTCTCCGACACCGTCCTGCTGACCCCCGACTGCACCGTCGACAACGTCACCGCGGCGCTGCGCCAGGCGGCCGGCAAACTGGAACCCGGCGACATCCTGCTCTTCACCTACTCGGGTCACGGCGGACAGGTCCCCGACGTCACCGGGCCCGACGACGAGCCGGACGAACTCGACGAGACTCTCGTGCTGTACGACCGCCAGTTCCTCGACGACGAGCTGTACCAGGAGTTCCGGGGCTTCGCCGACGGCGTCCGGATCTTCGCCCTGCTCGACTGCTGCCACAGCGGCAGCGGCATCGAGCTCCCGGGGGCACCCCTGCCCGAGACCGGGATACGGCTCATGCCCGTACCGAAACAGCAGCAGATCTACGAGCGGGACCAGGGCTTCTTCGAGGAGCTGCAGCGCTCCCTCAAGAAGGCGGCCCCTCCCGACGGCGAGGTGCGGGGGCCCGCGGCGATCCTCATCTCGGCCTGCCAGGACAACCAGGTCGCCAACGACGGCCCGGTCAACGGAGCCTTCACCGGGGCGCTGCTCGAGGTCTGGGAGGAAGGCGCCTTCCGCGGCGGCTACCGGACCTTCCACCGCGCGATCCAGAGCCGGCTGCCCGCCACGCAGAGCCCGAATCTCTACACGACCGGAAGTCCGGCTCCCGCGTTCCTGCGCCAGAAGCCCTTCACCGTATGA
- a CDS encoding DNA/RNA non-specific endonuclease: protein MEHTDPPSSPPHPRAGGPRRDSLADRTGYDEAFLGPLVPLPLPVRTSVATVILPYTHFTVVFRPDRRLAAATAVCIEGEQLAEDVPRDDVWEFDPRLPADQQAGNDIYRNNSLDRGHLVRRLDPVWGAPAVAALANTDTFHYTNAAPQADVFNQGKQLWQGLENYLLDHAAEFDRKLTVLTGPVLHDSDPPYRGVQVPLRFWKVAAFMQDGALASTAYVLDQSPDLTRDAERALAGAKAGAPPPLGPFRTYQVPVSDVAELTELEFGPLPDVDLMPPTRAPEDRWRRLESYDDIAMYT, encoded by the coding sequence ATGGAACACACCGATCCCCCGTCTTCTCCGCCGCACCCGCGCGCCGGCGGACCCCGCCGTGACTCTCTCGCCGACCGCACCGGCTACGACGAGGCCTTCCTGGGGCCTCTCGTGCCGCTGCCGCTGCCCGTCCGCACCTCGGTGGCGACGGTGATCCTGCCCTACACCCACTTCACCGTGGTCTTCCGGCCGGACCGGCGGCTCGCCGCCGCGACCGCGGTCTGCATCGAGGGGGAGCAGCTGGCCGAGGACGTCCCCCGGGACGACGTCTGGGAGTTCGACCCGCGGCTGCCCGCGGATCAGCAGGCCGGCAACGACATCTACCGGAACAACAGCCTGGATCGGGGCCATCTGGTGCGCCGGCTCGATCCGGTGTGGGGCGCCCCGGCCGTGGCGGCCCTGGCCAACACGGACACGTTCCACTACACGAACGCCGCCCCGCAGGCGGACGTGTTCAACCAGGGCAAGCAGCTCTGGCAGGGCCTGGAGAACTATCTCCTGGACCACGCGGCCGAGTTCGACCGGAAGCTGACCGTGCTCACAGGGCCGGTCCTGCACGACTCGGACCCGCCCTACCGGGGTGTCCAGGTGCCGCTGCGGTTCTGGAAGGTGGCGGCGTTCATGCAGGACGGGGCGCTGGCCTCGACCGCGTACGTCCTCGATCAGAGCCCCGACCTGACGCGGGACGCCGAGCGGGCGCTCGCCGGGGCGAAGGCGGGCGCGCCGCCGCCGCTCGGCCCGTTCCGGACGTACCAGGTGCCAGTCTCGGACGTGGCGGAGCTGACCGAGCTGGAGTTCGGTCCGCTGCCCGACGTCGACCTGATGCCGCCGACGCGGGCCCCGGAGGACCGCTGGCGGCGCCTGGAGTCGTACGACGACATCGCCATGTACACCTGA
- a CDS encoding trypsin-like peptidase domain-containing protein has product MPLTETEWGLVTGWVRDYLLDTPDPHTRLRDTGFSPDFVEDLVLTPDRDENARLVVRAARRDIAHQRRLLDVLAGPEVLMGADEAPTSSFERTAQARILLTRLREDEEVLRSSQDPFRTLLLTNGTEAFIDRAGLREKLRGFVADPEQTVLVVDGEPDSGRSYSYRLIRHLGQHCGFRPVRVTLSRTTTAARLVERLADFVGGPGADRLPLNPTQLNDPLPSIDDAVHRIVSRATAAEERFWLVLDECDKLDPNTDVWDCIGKLALAVYEHTPVRKDAVPRLVLLGYSPTMRQLPYDIRKNECRDTARAASENDLREFFREFFTQECSAPDEARIAELVDVAVAEVVRAVDTPGSTDSHMRRVCTAVEETVRLYRSLAPGGDLTEVLHLTGRATAGTAPPALPELRRAYREAACLLDEFDPARLRLPGEEHPTGQAALALVDDCTAPAAHPARTWALTPEVRERTLASLAGPEAARSALEANIDLVPEGPGTERTALALLSGVPPDTRPQDVQGLSDTLQAVLWLSRVPGVSGLPDIDGIQHRLERARLLQPMERLIQGTVHGRQRELDSLRAYIDLPAEPAEPPVLIHGVGGVGKSTLLAAFLVESLQDSPTGFPFAYIDFERPTLSIHEPATVIAEAARQLGIQYPDRRAAFDALADECEETAASQRGERDRLDELYALSATRATLGRDYSAGFHARASAREQELAQKAAGLVAEAVRTPAGEMDPPLVIALDSFEKAQYRGSPAIARMWAIWTALRAAYPRLRYVVSGRAPIDHPAKVLAPRSMELGDLDEQAAVDLLMSCGVDDEAVARDLVDRVGGHPLSLKLAARTTVLLGAGSKPLGEVLDSLPSRRRYFHHQVDQMLIQGTLYDRILKHIADDDVRALVQAGLALRAITPELIQDVLAGPAGLSVDSPEQARSLFGRLVSRLDLMESAGPQAVRHRADLRSIMLRLSDTARTDLMRAVDHRAVEHYAAREGPRARAEEIYHRLRLGENPRTVEERWEPGVGGYLTGSDRDMPARSAAFLLGRTGGHVPDRIMAEADQEDWERIAAREVEDLLTQGYVEAATDRLSERRPWTPCSRLHGLLVETLARSGRVAEARASAEQAVDRAEEAGCAETRLELLQLSARLAQDEGDLADADHDLQEAEDVASGLGLGLESMGVLVARSRLAALSDEGSAEMDARLASTLRGMPDEELARQPALARAAAATASRVDPQLLEHTLRLVGLPADDEPVIDALARWIDAAMADEPQLREPLTRILESAAGARPQEPAPGAGMARADVEQALREARRRGTLDSLAWHALTLHDGSGDLVEGVAAAMGVGVPARGPGPAARIAAGGEGAGGEGGDGAPLWSHRPPDAAEGAVRTVPYLTPEDLVRVRDAALDAGLAESSVRPLLLAGTTPRFRASLPTMDSPLRQMHSDLATMNQVERLIDGTVPLEVWLRNAIAQTVETGPLSVLQRALDDVARDAAGEPDLPPEMMPAETKEEIIFRDDTVPFEFLHGGFLAGASVARLKVPPYDAGRPLQPAYPHAGTGWLIAPGLLITNHHVVNARTRSPGVRLSVAEDDLQLQVRNSRSRFDYGADEAETEEVTADALVAWDEALDYAIMRLAAGLPPRPVLRVASAPLLLTGREPVAVNIIQHPGGQPKRVALRNNLVFEADERDVRYFTDTRSGSSGSPVFTDDWTVVALHRGTRRVEEVNYQGRTTAFVNIGTQMSRILAHLREHRAELYEEIMRAQSATPVPEDHVWAA; this is encoded by the coding sequence ATGCCGCTCACCGAAACGGAATGGGGACTCGTCACCGGCTGGGTGCGGGACTACCTTCTCGACACCCCCGATCCCCACACGCGCCTGCGGGACACCGGGTTCTCCCCGGACTTCGTGGAGGACCTCGTCCTCACTCCGGACCGCGACGAGAACGCGCGGCTCGTGGTGCGGGCGGCCCGCAGGGACATCGCCCACCAGCGCAGACTGCTCGACGTCCTGGCCGGACCCGAGGTGCTCATGGGCGCGGACGAGGCGCCCACCTCCTCGTTCGAGCGGACCGCCCAGGCGAGGATCCTGCTGACGCGGCTGCGGGAGGACGAGGAGGTGCTGCGCTCCTCCCAGGACCCGTTCCGCACGCTGCTTCTCACGAACGGCACCGAGGCGTTCATCGACCGGGCCGGGCTGCGCGAGAAGCTCCGCGGCTTCGTCGCCGATCCGGAGCAGACGGTGCTGGTGGTGGACGGCGAGCCCGACAGCGGGCGCTCGTACTCGTACCGCCTCATCCGCCATCTCGGGCAGCACTGCGGTTTCCGTCCGGTACGGGTGACGCTCTCGCGCACCACCACCGCCGCGCGCCTGGTGGAGCGTCTCGCCGATTTCGTGGGCGGTCCGGGTGCCGACCGGTTGCCGTTGAATCCCACACAGTTGAACGATCCACTGCCGTCGATCGACGACGCCGTGCACCGGATCGTCAGCCGGGCGACCGCCGCCGAGGAACGCTTCTGGCTGGTGCTCGACGAGTGCGACAAGCTCGATCCGAACACGGACGTCTGGGACTGCATCGGCAAGCTCGCGCTCGCCGTCTACGAGCACACGCCGGTACGCAAGGACGCCGTGCCCCGGCTCGTCCTGCTCGGCTACTCCCCCACGATGCGCCAACTCCCGTACGACATCCGCAAGAACGAGTGCCGCGACACCGCACGAGCAGCGAGCGAGAACGATCTGCGGGAGTTCTTCCGGGAGTTCTTCACCCAGGAGTGCTCCGCACCGGACGAGGCGAGGATCGCCGAGCTGGTGGACGTGGCCGTCGCCGAGGTCGTGCGCGCGGTCGACACCCCCGGTTCGACGGACAGTCACATGCGCCGGGTGTGCACCGCCGTGGAGGAGACGGTACGGCTGTACCGCTCCCTCGCCCCCGGCGGCGACCTCACGGAGGTCCTGCACCTGACCGGGCGGGCGACGGCCGGTACGGCGCCGCCCGCACTCCCCGAGCTGCGCCGCGCCTACCGCGAAGCGGCCTGCCTCCTCGACGAGTTCGATCCCGCCCGGCTGCGGCTGCCCGGCGAGGAGCACCCCACCGGCCAGGCCGCCCTGGCACTCGTCGACGACTGTACGGCGCCGGCCGCGCACCCCGCCAGGACCTGGGCCCTCACGCCGGAGGTCCGTGAGCGGACACTGGCCTCGCTCGCCGGACCCGAGGCGGCCCGGAGCGCCCTGGAAGCCAACATCGACCTCGTCCCCGAGGGGCCCGGCACCGAGCGCACCGCCCTCGCCCTGCTGTCCGGTGTCCCTCCCGACACCCGGCCGCAGGACGTCCAGGGGCTCTCGGACACCCTCCAGGCCGTGCTGTGGCTGAGCCGCGTCCCCGGCGTCTCGGGACTGCCCGACATCGACGGCATCCAGCACCGTCTGGAGCGGGCCCGGCTGCTCCAGCCGATGGAACGGCTGATCCAGGGGACCGTCCACGGGCGGCAGCGCGAACTCGACTCCCTGCGCGCCTACATCGACCTACCCGCCGAGCCGGCCGAACCGCCCGTCCTCATCCACGGAGTGGGCGGCGTCGGCAAGAGCACCCTGCTCGCCGCGTTCCTCGTCGAGAGCCTCCAGGACTCCCCCACCGGATTCCCCTTCGCCTACATCGACTTCGAACGGCCGACGCTCTCCATCCACGAACCGGCCACCGTGATCGCCGAGGCCGCCCGGCAGCTCGGCATCCAGTACCCGGACCGGCGCGCCGCGTTCGACGCCCTCGCCGACGAGTGCGAGGAGACCGCCGCGTCCCAGCGGGGCGAACGCGACCGGCTCGACGAGCTGTACGCGCTCTCCGCCACCCGCGCGACGCTCGGCCGCGACTACTCCGCCGGGTTCCACGCCCGGGCCAGCGCCCGCGAGCAGGAGCTCGCGCAGAAGGCCGCCGGCCTGGTCGCCGAGGCCGTGCGCACCCCTGCCGGGGAGATGGACCCGCCGCTGGTGATCGCCCTGGACTCCTTCGAGAAGGCCCAGTACCGCGGTTCGCCGGCCATCGCCCGGATGTGGGCGATCTGGACGGCGCTGCGCGCCGCCTATCCCCGGCTGCGCTACGTCGTCTCCGGACGGGCTCCCATCGACCACCCCGCCAAGGTGCTCGCGCCCCGCTCCATGGAACTCGGCGATCTCGACGAACAGGCCGCCGTGGACCTCCTGATGTCCTGCGGGGTCGACGACGAGGCCGTCGCCCGGGACCTCGTCGACCGGGTCGGCGGCCATCCGCTCAGCCTGAAGCTGGCGGCACGCACCACCGTGCTCCTGGGCGCCGGATCCAAGCCGCTCGGCGAGGTGCTGGACAGCCTGCCGTCGCGCCGGCGCTACTTCCACCACCAGGTCGACCAGATGCTCATCCAGGGCACGCTGTACGACCGCATCCTCAAGCACATCGCCGACGACGACGTCCGCGCGCTGGTGCAGGCGGGCCTGGCCCTGCGGGCCATCACCCCGGAGCTGATCCAGGACGTCCTCGCCGGACCGGCCGGGCTGTCCGTCGACTCGCCCGAGCAGGCCCGTTCGCTCTTCGGCCGGCTGGTCTCGCGGCTCGATCTGATGGAGTCGGCCGGTCCCCAGGCCGTACGGCACCGGGCGGATCTGCGCTCGATCATGCTGCGCCTGTCGGACACCGCGCGCACCGACCTGATGCGCGCCGTCGACCATCGGGCGGTGGAGCACTACGCGGCCCGCGAGGGCCCCCGGGCACGCGCCGAGGAGATCTACCACCGACTGCGGCTCGGCGAGAACCCCCGTACGGTGGAGGAGCGTTGGGAGCCCGGCGTCGGCGGGTACCTGACCGGGTCCGACCGGGACATGCCGGCCCGCTCGGCGGCCTTCCTCCTTGGGAGGACCGGCGGGCACGTACCGGACCGGATCATGGCGGAGGCCGACCAGGAGGACTGGGAGCGGATCGCCGCCCGCGAGGTCGAGGACCTGCTCACCCAGGGGTACGTGGAGGCGGCCACGGACCGGCTGTCCGAGCGCCGGCCGTGGACGCCGTGCAGCCGGCTGCACGGGCTCCTCGTGGAGACGCTGGCCAGGTCCGGGCGGGTCGCCGAGGCGCGCGCGAGCGCCGAGCAGGCCGTGGACCGGGCAGAGGAGGCGGGCTGCGCCGAGACCCGGCTCGAACTGCTCCAGCTCTCCGCCCGTCTCGCCCAGGACGAGGGCGACCTCGCGGACGCCGACCACGACCTGCAGGAGGCGGAGGACGTCGCGTCCGGTCTCGGCCTCGGCCTCGAGTCGATGGGCGTCCTGGTGGCCAGGTCGCGCCTCGCGGCGCTCTCGGACGAGGGCTCCGCCGAGATGGACGCCCGTCTCGCCAGCACCCTGCGCGGCATGCCGGACGAGGAGCTGGCCCGGCAGCCCGCCCTGGCACGCGCCGCGGCGGCCACGGCCTCCCGGGTCGATCCCCAGCTCCTGGAGCACACCCTGCGGCTCGTGGGGCTCCCGGCCGACGACGAGCCGGTGATCGACGCCCTCGCCCGCTGGATCGACGCGGCCATGGCCGACGAACCGCAGCTGCGGGAACCCCTGACGCGGATCCTGGAGTCGGCGGCCGGAGCACGGCCGCAGGAGCCCGCTCCCGGCGCCGGGATGGCGCGCGCCGACGTGGAGCAGGCCCTGCGGGAGGCCCGCAGGCGCGGCACGCTGGACAGCCTCGCCTGGCATGCCCTCACGCTCCACGACGGCAGCGGTGACCTGGTCGAGGGCGTGGCCGCCGCGATGGGTGTGGGCGTCCCGGCACGCGGGCCCGGGCCTGCGGCCCGCATCGCCGCGGGCGGGGAAGGCGCCGGCGGGGAAGGCGGGGACGGTGCGCCGCTGTGGTCGCACAGGCCGCCCGATGCGGCCGAGGGGGCGGTGCGCACGGTTCCGTATCTCACCCCCGAGGATCTCGTACGGGTGCGCGACGCCGCCCTGGACGCGGGGCTCGCCGAGAGCAGCGTCCGGCCGCTGCTCCTCGCGGGCACCACGCCCCGCTTCCGGGCGAGCCTTCCGACGATGGACAGTCCGCTGCGGCAGATGCACTCCGACCTGGCCACGATGAACCAGGTCGAGCGGCTGATCGACGGGACCGTGCCGCTGGAGGTCTGGCTGCGCAACGCGATCGCCCAGACCGTGGAGACGGGCCCGCTCAGCGTGCTGCAGCGCGCCCTGGACGATGTGGCGCGCGACGCCGCCGGGGAACCGGACCTCCCGCCCGAGATGATGCCCGCCGAGACCAAGGAGGAGATCATCTTCCGGGACGACACCGTGCCCTTCGAGTTCCTGCACGGCGGCTTCCTGGCCGGTGCGTCGGTGGCCCGTCTGAAGGTCCCGCCCTACGACGCGGGCCGGCCGCTGCAGCCCGCCTATCCGCACGCGGGCACCGGCTGGCTCATCGCCCCCGGGCTGCTGATCACCAACCACCATGTGGTGAACGCCCGTACGCGCTCGCCCGGGGTCCGGCTCAGCGTGGCCGAGGACGACCTCCAGCTCCAGGTGCGCAACTCCCGTTCGCGCTTCGACTACGGCGCCGACGAGGCGGAGACGGAGGAGGTGACGGCGGACGCGCTGGTCGCCTGGGACGAGGCGCTCGACTACGCGATCATGCGGCTCGCGGCCGGGCTGCCGCCCCGGCCGGTGCTCCGGGTCGCGTCCGCGCCCCTGCTCCTGACCGGTCGCGAACCGGTCGCCGTGAACATCATCCAGCACCCCGGCGGGCAGCCCAAGCGCGTGGCGCTGCGCAACAACCTCGTCTTCGAGGCGGACGAGCGCGATGTCCGCTACTTCACCGACACCCGCAGCGGGTCCTCCGGTTCGCCGGTCTTCACCGACGACTGGACGGTGGTGGCGCTCCATCGCGGCACCCGCCGGGTCGAGGAGGTCAACTACCAGGGAAGGACGACGGCGTTCGTGAACATCGGTACGCAGATGAGCCGGATCCTCGCCCATCTCCGGGAGCACAGGGCGGAGTTGTACGAGGAGATCATGCGGGCGCAGTCGGCGACGCCGGTCCCGGAGGACCATGTGTGGGCCGCATGA
- a CDS encoding trypsin-like serine peptidase — protein MRYGSPVATDPERVFDDLREVAARVRGHLEAEISESVEELPTDAAPAGQIARFAQEERARVLEAGVAGLEKLAAHRADEIDEDEYFGVEAIVLLEGRPAILVQGQDFAVQEGDWSVLDGGRAAIRESIARVGRVEVTGHPSLDWVGTAFLVGPRTVMTNRHVAVEFSRAEGAGWSFQQGMSARVDPGEELPVSPAPAAAPPPYEITEVIGIHPDVDMALLRVAPPDGGALPAPLAVAADAPASVPGRPVYVIGYPAWDGRRNEPESMRRIFMDIYNVKRLQPGTATEFAPGGLVMKHDCSTLGGNSGSPVFDLTDHRVLGLHFGGRYRLGNFAVPLWELVDDPLLARAEVNWV, from the coding sequence ATGCGGTACGGATCACCGGTCGCGACCGATCCCGAGCGGGTCTTCGACGACCTGCGGGAGGTCGCCGCACGGGTGCGCGGGCATCTGGAGGCGGAGATCTCCGAGTCGGTGGAGGAGCTGCCGACGGACGCGGCGCCGGCGGGCCAGATCGCCCGCTTCGCGCAGGAGGAACGGGCCCGGGTCCTGGAGGCCGGGGTCGCCGGGCTGGAGAAGCTGGCCGCCCACCGCGCCGACGAGATCGACGAGGACGAGTACTTCGGGGTGGAGGCGATCGTCCTCCTCGAGGGCAGGCCCGCGATCCTGGTGCAGGGGCAGGACTTCGCCGTGCAGGAGGGCGACTGGTCCGTCCTGGACGGCGGCCGGGCGGCGATCCGCGAGTCCATCGCGCGCGTGGGCCGCGTGGAGGTGACCGGGCACCCGAGTCTGGACTGGGTGGGCACCGCCTTCCTGGTGGGTCCACGGACGGTGATGACCAACCGGCACGTGGCCGTGGAGTTCAGCCGCGCCGAGGGCGCAGGCTGGTCCTTCCAGCAGGGCATGTCCGCGCGCGTGGACCCGGGCGAGGAGCTGCCCGTCTCCCCGGCCCCGGCCGCCGCCCCGCCCCCGTACGAGATCACCGAGGTGATCGGCATCCATCCGGACGTCGACATGGCTCTCCTGCGGGTCGCCCCGCCGGACGGCGGCGCGCTCCCCGCCCCGCTCGCGGTGGCGGCCGACGCGCCCGCGAGCGTGCCCGGCCGGCCGGTGTACGTGATCGGCTACCCGGCCTGGGACGGCCGCCGCAACGAGCCCGAGTCGATGCGGCGGATCTTCATGGACATCTACAACGTGAAGCGTCTCCAGCCGGGCACGGCGACGGAGTTCGCCCCCGGCGGCCTGGTGATGAAGCACGACTGCTCCACCCTCGGCGGCAACAGCGGCTCCCCGGTCTTCGACCTCACGGACCACCGGGTACTGGGCCTGCACTTCGGCGGCCGCTACCGTCTGGGCAACTTCGCGGTACCGCTGTGGGAGCTGGTCGACGACCCGCTGCTGGCCCGTGCGGAGGTCAACTGGGTCTGA